Genomic segment of Candidatus Flexicrinis affinis:
CGGCGTGCGCGTGCGCTTTCTGCGCCTGCTCACGTTCGTGGTCACGGGGCTGGGAGCGTCATTGGCAGGGGTCGTGCTGACTGGTCAATTGGCGACCGCCAATCCGACGTTGGGCGACGGGTTGATGCTCAACGCGATCGCCGCCGTGTTCCTCGGCATGACGATGAGTCAGGAAGGCGAACCACGCGTGTTGGGTACGCTCGTGGGCGTGCTGTTGATCGGCGTGCTGGCGAACGGCTTTACACAGATCGGCGTCGACACCTACGTGCAGCGCATCCTCACCGGTGTCATCATCATCGCGTCGGTTGCGTTGAGCAGTATCTCGCGGCGGCGAGGATAGATCGCTAGGGAGTCCCCCGATGAACGACACATTGTGGCTCGTACTGGATGTCGGCAGCAGTGGCGTCAAAGCCGTGCTAATGCGTGATGACGGCGCCATCGTGACGATGGCCGACGCGCCCTATTCGACGTTCAGCGCCGAGGGCGGCGTGGTCGAACAGGACGCCAACGACTGGTGGAAGGCCGCAGTCGCGGCGTGCCACGCGTTGGGGCATGACCGTGCCGAAGTCGGCGCCATCAGCGTGACCGGCCAGATGCAAGACCTCGTGATGCTCGACGCGGCGGGTACCCCTGTGCACCCGGTCATTCTGTACAGTGATACGCGCGCCAAGCAGGAAGCAGCAGAGGTTCATGCGCGGTTCGACCCGCACCGCCTCCGCGCCTTGACTGCCAACGCACAGGGTGCCGACGCGTTGTATGCCAAGCTGCTGTGGGTGCAGGTCAACGAGCCGGACGTGATGGCGCGCACGCAGGTGGTGCTGTTCGGCGGCGCGGACTACGTGTGCTACCGCCTGACCGGTGCGGCGGCCTGCGATACGACGACGGCCTCCACGACCGGCGTCTTCGATATCCGCGCGCGCCGCTGGTTCGATCAACCGCTGCTTGAGGCAATGGGGATCGAGGCGTGGGCGTCGCGGTTTCCAGCAGTTGTCCCGGGCGGGGCCGAGGCGGGCGAGGTGAGCGCGCACGCCGCTGCCGCTCTGGGGGTTCCTGCCGGCATCCCCGTATACCACGCGCCGGGCGATGCCGGCGCGACGACGCTCGGCGCGGGCAGCGGCGAGATCGGCCGGGCATACGCGTATGTCGGCACCAGCGGGTGGGTCGGCTTCAGCGCCGATGCGTCCGGCTCGCCCGACCACGGCGTGTTCACGCTGGCGCATCCGCAAGCCGGTCGCTACATGCAGGCGGCCCCGCTGCTCACGGCCGGCGGCAATTTGGATTGGGTGATGAACCTGTTCGACGCGAACGACTACACCGCGTCGATCGATGCGGCGCTGGCCGGCCCGATCACCGGCGTGACGTACCTGCCGTACCTGAACGGCGAGCGCGCGCCGTTCATCGACCCGCTGGCACGCGCGGCGTTCATCGGCATTAGCCCGAGCATCGATCGCGTCGATCTGATGCGCGCGGTGCTTGAAGGCGTTGTGTTTGGCTACCGGCACGTGCTCGACGTCCTGATGCCCGAACCGCCCGACCGGTTGGTCCTCACCGGCGGAGCGACCCGCTCTGACGCGTGGTGCCAGCTCTTCACGGATATCCTCGGCCTGCCGATCGTGCTGATTGAAGGCGCCGAGCACGCCTCCTTGCGCGGGGCGGTGCTGTCGGCGCAGGTCGCCCGCGGAACGCGCGAGAACTACACGCTGAGTCTGCCCGAGCGCCGCACCTTCGACCCGAACCGCCAGCACGCCGCCCAGTACGACCGCAAGTATGCGGTGTACCGCGCGGCGTATCCGGCGCTCAAACCGCTGTTCGAGATGGGCTAGCGTGCGTTAGCCGGCCAGCTCGTACAGGTCGGTAAACTTCTCGGTCAGGTACTTCAGGTATGGTTCAACCGTGAGGTCGCGGCCGGTCGTGCGCTGCAGCAGTTCGGTCGCGCTGAAGGCCCGGCCGTGCCGGTAGATGTTCTCGGTCAGCCAACCCAACAGCGGCGCGTAGTCGCCTTGCGCCAAGGCGTCGTCCAGACCGGGCAAATCACGGTGCGCCGCCTCAAGAAACTGCGCGGACATCACGTTGCCGACTGTATAGCCGGGGAACGACCCGAATCCGCCGCCCGACCAGTGGATGTCTTGCAGGACCCCGCGCGTGTCGTCCGGCGGGACCACGCCGAGGTACTCCTGCATCTTGGCGTTCCACAGCTCGGGCAGGTCGGCCACCTTGATGCTGCCATCCATCAGGCCGAGCTCGATCTCGACGCGCAGCATGATGTGGAGGTTGTAGGTCACTTCGTCCGCCTCGACGCGGATCAGGCTGGGCTGCACACGGTTGACGGCGCGGTACAGCAGGTCAGGGTCCGCGCCGCGCGTCTGCTCCGGGAAGACCTCGCGCATGCGGTCGAAGTGAGCCAACCAGAACGTCCGGCTGCGGCCGATCTGGTTCTCCCACAGTCGCGACTGCGACTCGTGCGCGCCGTAGCTGGTGCCGCCGACCGGGTACTTGCCGAGGAAGTCGATGGTAAGCGCGGTGCGCGTCAGGGCGAGATCGACACCCTGCTCGTAGAGGGCGTGGCCGGTTTCATGCAGCGTGCCGTAGAAGGCCATCGGGAAATACGTCTTGCTGTAACGCGTGGTGATTCGCACATCCTGCCGCGTGAACGAAATCTCGAACGGGTGCGGAGCGATGTCAAGCCGGCCGCGGTTGAGGTCATAGCCGAACCGCTGCGCCATCTCGAGGCCGAAGGCCTTCTGTTTGTCGATCGGGTACTCGTGCGTCCACAGCAGGTGCTCGGTCGTCCGGCCGCGCTCGACGATGGCACGCAGCAGGGGCAGTACGCCTTCTTTCAGGGCGTCGAACAACACGCGCAGCTTGCTGGCCGTCACGCTCGGCTCGTACTCGAACACCAGCGCGTCGAACGGATGCTCGTCATAGCCGATGGCGTCGGCCTGCTGACGGGCGAGGTCGACCTGCTGCTGCAAATACGGCGCAAACAACGCGAAGTTGTTGGTCTGCTTAGCCTCGTGCCACACTCCTTCGGACACCGGTTCGAGCGCGGCTTTCTTCTCGACCAGCGCCAGTGGAAGGCGCTGGATGATGTCGTAGTACTGCCGGGTTTGCTGCACGGCTCGCACCCGGTAGGAATCCGCGTCTTCACCGGCGACCTCGTCTTCGGCGGCGTCAAGCAGGCGCAGGGTCTTGTCGCTGATGAAGTGTTCCTGCGCGACCTTCGACAACGTCGCCAGTTGATTGCCGCGCGTGGCCGCACCTCCTCCCGGCATTTGCGTACGCGCATCCCACTTGAGGATCGAGATCGCGTTGAGGATGTCGTTCAACTCCGCGATGTGTTGTTCGAATTCGAGATAGCCGGTCATGGGATGCTCCTGTGAATACCGTGCGATCACGCGCTTTCAAACGCGTAGGGCCGGCGGCGGTGGAAGATGGCGACCACGCTCGCGCCGGTGGCGAATACGCCGACCGCGACGATCGTATAGACGACGTCGAAGCCGTGAGTCTGCTGCAGCGAGCCACTGATCAGAGTGGCAACATACCAGCCGACGTTCCACATCACCATACTCATGCTGCTGATGTTGTTATGCAGTTCGGCCGGCAGGTGGTCGAGCGTCAGCGGCTGGAACAAAGGCTGCATGCAGTTGCGGAACGAGATGGCAAAGATGAATGCGACGACGCACAACACCAGCGTGGATGACACCGCCATGATCTGGAATGACACAGCGGCGAGGCTGAGCAGAATGCCGAGCGACCACGCGCGCCCGTAACGCCGCTCCCACCACGGGTTGAGCATGGGAATGAGCGCCATGCCGAACCAGCCGATGCTGAGGATCGTGCCGACCCCGTCGTCCGGTACGCCGAACTGTGTGCGGAAGAACAGGTTGTAGAACGGAAACGTCAGGCCGCCGGTGAAGCCGAAACCCAGCATGGGCAGAGTCATCACCGTGAGCTTGCGCCACGGCACCGCCATACGCGGGGGTTCGGCCACCTGCGCGACCTTGCGCGGCTTGCGCCCGGAGCGCACGAACCAGAACGGAATTAGTCCGATCAGTATGAGAATCGCGCCGATCACGATGGTCGAGCCATAGGCGAACGGCGTCTGCGCGCTTGCCGGGTCGATCGCGGGTAGGCCCAGGCCCGTGGCGTTCACGATGATCGCCGGCAAATGCCCGCCGATGAAGCTGCCTGCGGCCATGGTCGCCATCGCAATGACGTTATGGACGGCGAAGAAGCGCGTGCGCCGGTCTGATGGCACGAGCGTGATCATCATCGGCGCGACGGCGATTTGCTGCCCGCCGTAGAACACGCCGACCATGAATTGCGCGATGAACAGCATCGTCAGCGTCGGAAAGGCGATCTGGAGCAGCATCATGGCGGCGATCCCCACCGTCGAAATGACGAGCATGCGGTGGACGCCGGTTCGGTTGGCGAGGATTCCGATCGGGATGCTGGTGAGCAACCCGGCTAAACGCGGTTGAGACTGGAGCACGCCAATCGTGGCCGGGTCATGGCCGAGGCTCACGAAATAGAAGTTCAGCACGATATCTGCGACACCGAAGTAGCCGATGTGCAGTGCCGCGCTGTAGAGCAGGAACAACCAGACTTCACGATCTCGCGGAAGGAGGCCGCGAACCCGGCTGTTGATCATTATGCTCCGACGCCGATCATCCGTTTGCCGCCGATAAAGGTCATCACCACGTGGTTCAGCGCGTCAAGGTCGTCGAGCGGGTTGCCGTCGACGACGATCACGTCCGCCGCCTTGCCGGCCTCCAACGTGCCGAGCGATTTCTCGACGCGGTTGATGCGCGCCGCCACCGAAGTCGTACTGCGCACCGCCGCGTAATTGTCGCTGACGACGCCGACCTTGACCATGAACTTCAGCTCCGGCGCGACAATCTCGTGACCGACGGCCGGGCTGCCTGCGTCGGTACCAAACCCGATCGGGACGCCGGCCTTGGCCGCGTTGACCAGCCCCGCATAGCGCGATGGGTTGGCGACCGCCTTCTTCCGTTCCTCAATCTTCCATTCGGGGATATTGAACTTGCGCGCGACCTCTTCATTGGCTTGCATAACCAATGGGGCGAACGTCGTGACGATGGGGATCTTCCTGTCGATCAGCAATTGAATCGTCTCGTCGTCCATCGAACCGCCGTGTTCGACGCAATCTACACCAAACTGCGCCACCCGCTTGATGCAGTCGTTGTAGGTCGCATGCGCGGTGATCGGCAGGCCGTTGCGGTGCGTCTCGTCAATCACGGCTTCCAGTTCGGCGTCGGTGAATTCAAGCGTGTCGTGGCAGGCCATGATCTTGATCAGGTCGGCCCCGCCGCGTACCTGTTCGCGCACAGCGCGGCGCATCTCGTCGGCGCCGCTGGCCTCACGGCAGCACCAGTAGGTGTGGCCGCCGGTCTGAATGATCGCCTCGCCGCACACCAGCAGACGCGGTCCGGGGAAAATTCCCTGCTCCACGGCCTGCTTGGCGAACAGATTGGATTTGTTCATGCCGAGGTCGCGGACGAGCGTAACGCCGGCGCGCAGATTCTTGAGCATGTTGGCCGCCGACTTGTAGGCGCTGATCTGCGGGTCGTCGTCCATCGACTGGCGGGCGAGGTCGTGCACGCCGTCCCACGCCAGATGCGCATGCGAATTCATCATGCCGGGCATGACGGTCTTGCCGGCGCAGTCGATGACATTCGCGCCGTCGGCTGCGGGCTGCTCGATCATCGGCCCGACCGCCGCGATCTTGCCGTTGGCGATGTGGACGAATCCCGGCTCGATGACCTCATCGCCGACGCACGTCAGCACGCGCGCGTTGACGAACAGGGTGTGCGTCACCGGCATATCGAACATCGAGGTGATGATTTTTTGGTAACGCCATGCAGCAGGTTCCGGCATCTCTCACATCCTTCGGGTTCTACGATGAATATGCAGTTGGGCTAAAGCGGCAGCACCCGCGCCGATGGCGGGTTGTCTGCGAGGAACCGGCTCGGAACCGCCGGTGCACTGTTGGTGATGATGAACGTGTTGATCGTCCGGTAGCCGTCGTTGCCGGGGCGGTAGATGCCGGGCTCGCATGAGAACACCATGCCGGGCCGCATCACGGTGGCGTCACCGGGCGCAAGCCACGGAGCCTCATGACCCTGCAAGCCCATGCCATGCCCGATCCGGTGCCGGATCGCTGTGCCATACCCGCGGTCCTTCAACACGGCCAATGCCGCGCGGTTCACTTCGTGGCACGGGTTGCCCGCACGCGCCGCCGCTGCTGCTGCCGCATCGCACGCTGCGGCCGCCTCAAGGCAGCGCATCCGGTCGCCTTTGGGCTCGCCGACGAGGAACGTCGCGCCGCTTTCGGCGTGATACCCGCCGACCGACGCGCCGATTCCTGCGATCAACGACTCGCCGCGCAGAGGCTTGCGATGCAGCGGCGATCCGTGCGGGAGCGCAGCGCGCTCGCCGCTGTGGACGGTACCGACGACACCCCCGCCCGACAACCGGAACACCTCGCCGACTTCGGCCTGCATCTTGGCCCGTGTCGCACCCACGCACTGGGCGAGGATGTCAAGCTCGGTGCCGCCGCCGCGGATAATGTCGGCGGCATGCGCTTTGACCTGTTCAAGGCAGTAATCGGCGTAGCGCGCGGCCTGCTCGATCAGGCGCAGCTCTTCGGGGTCCTTGATCCATCGCATCTGCTCGACCATCGGCGTCATGACGACCTCGGCCGGGATGCGTCGGAAAACGTCGACCGTCAGCGTGTCGATGCCGAGCCGCTTGGCGCCGCTCTCGCGCACCATCCACACGACCGGGTGCTCTTCGCCGGGGTACTCGAAATACGTACGGATGTCGGTGATCCAACCGGCCGACGCGTTCTCAAGCTCGAGCTGCGGCACGAGCAGCGCAGGCGCCCCCTTGGCCGGGATCAGCAGGCCGAGCGGGCGTTCGGACGGGATGTGGAAGAACCCCGACACGTAGATGACATTGTAGACGTCCAGCAGCAGCATGGCGTCGAGCTTCTCGCGCTCGAGCTGCGCTTGGATCTGGGCGACTTTACGCCGATAGAACGCCTCGCTCAAGGCTGGCGGTGTGTTCACAGAGCAACCTGCTTCCGATCGGTACCGGCGCGCTGCGCGCTTGCCGTAATACTCAGGGTTCCACCGGCCGATGCACGCACGAGCCACTCCGCCTTGCGCGACGTCTGCGACCATTGCCGCAGCCACGGGGACCACGTCGCGTTGCGCTCGTCGCGGCCCGCCAGATGGCCGAGGTCGACCGTGGCCTCGCCCATGATCAGTTCGGCGCCTGCTGGCAGCGTCAAGTCGACCTTGACGGTGCCGGCCATGTGATGCTCGAGCGCGCGTTGGGTCATGTGAGTCGGTAGATAACCGATATTCTTGACGACGGCCGACACCTTGTATAGGTCCGCGCCCAGTGGTTCTGAGGTCAGATCCGTAATTCGGACCAATGGTGTGCAGGCCGCATGCTTGAGCGTAAACAGGCAGTTGTTGTGAATCGTCTCGTGCAGGAAGCCACGTGCCGCGTCGGTGGCTGCCCACGATGCGGGCGGCGGGTTGCGGAACGTGAACATGTGCGTCCACCCACCAATTTCGACCTTGCCCAACTGCGGGTGATCGAACGGGGTCCAATTGACGAAGCCGCGTCCGCCGAGGTGTTCGTCGTTGTACGTAAGCAGCGCGATCTCGTCGTCGAGCGACCGCGCGCGCACCTGATACTTGGCCGGGTCGGCAATGCCTGCGGCCAGCTCCGGGTTCCAAAGCTCGGTCGAGAACGTGATGATGCCCATCTCGTCGTACGACCACTGCATGAGCGATCCGGTGCGCGGCTCGGACGGGTCGGGTGTGAACTCCTCGTAGACCGAGATGGTCGGATAGCCGGTGATCTCGGTCGCCATTTTGCCGATGGTCTTGTACACGGCGAGGTCGAAGCGCGGCAGCGTGCTGTCCGGCGCGACCAGCGAGGGGCGCAGGTGCAGGCCGCCATGCGTGTGGTAGCACTGCATGCCCATGATATTCGGGTGGTCGAGGATGAAGCGCGCGGTCGCCAGTGCCTCCGGTTCCGACAGCGGGTAATCTCCGGCGCCATACTGCCGCTCGCCGCTGATCCATCCGGCCGGATAGTTGCGGTTCATGTTGCCGTCGCGCGGCTTCTCGATCTCGATCGTGACGCCGTCCCACGGCCCGACGATTTCGCCCTCGCGATACAGCCGGTAGTACGGTCCCGTCCCGTTTTCGCCGGGTTTGCGCAGCACCATCAGGCGCGGATCGGCATCAGAGATGCGCCATTCGCCGGCCGGGTCCTCGACGCGCATCTGCACGATGAAACCGTCGCCGTTGATGTCCTTCTGCACCAGCCCGCGCGTCTGTTCTTCGCCGGGCAGATAGCGCCCGTTGCCGCACCAGTGGTGCGCCGTCGTCAGGCTGATCTCGGCACCATCCGGATTCACGCGCGGGATGATGTAGAACGTCAGGTTGTCGAGGAGCCACGTGACTTCCGGGTCGCTCCCGTAATGGTTAAGCAAGTACCAGATGGTGTACAGCGCGGTGTGCGAGGTGGCGACTTCCTCGGCGTGTACGTGCGCGTCGATGTAGAACGCTGGCTTCTCGGTGTGCAGTCCGGTGTCCGGGTTGCGCAGTGTCATGCACCACACATCCCTGCCGCGCCAGCTTTGACCGAGAGACTCGAGCGCCGCGAGCTTCGGGTACGCGGCGGCCAGCCCCTTGAGGTGTGCGGTCAGGTCGTCGTAAAGGAAATACTCGCTGAAGTCGATGTCGTAGCCCATGCCTAGAATCCCTTTTCGATGCGCGACGCATTCGGCCGGACGAACTGTCCCCAGCCGGGTTGCCCGGTGACCTCGCCGTCGCGGAACACGGTTCGCCCGTTGACGAGGGTGCGGCGGATCTTGCCTCGGAATGTCTTGCCTTCGTACAGCTTGTCGCAGTCGCGCGCTTTGCTGAACAGCATGTCGACGCTAATGGTCGTCGTCTGCGACGGATCGTAGATCACTAGATCCGCATCCGCGCCGACGCCGATCGCACCTTTTTGCGGATAGATTCCAAAGCGCTTCGCGCCGTTGGTGCTGATGAGCGAGACGGCTTTTTCAAGCGGTATCATGTCGTTGAGTGCCGCGTCCATCATTCCGAGTACCAGCTCCTCGACACCCGGTGCGCCGGGTGGAGTTCGCCAAATGTCGGTGCGGGCACGCTCTTTCTCCTCGACCGTAAACGGGGAATGGTCGGTGGTGACTGCCAGCAGGGTGCCATCGAACAAGCCGCCCCACAGCGCCTCCTGATCGATGTATGTGCGCAGCGGCGGGTTGATCTTGGCGTACGGGCCGACTCGCGCGAGGTCGTCTTCTGTAAAGAACAGATACTGCGGGCAGGTCTCACCGGTCGCCTGCGACCCTGCCGCCTTGAATTGGCGCAGGACGTTGAGTGCGTGCTCGGAGCTGACATGCGCGATGTGCACGTTCGCGCCGACCGCCTCATTGATCGTCAGCACCGTCGCAATGGCAAGGGCTTCTACCATCGGCGGGCGCGACTCGTTGTGCGCGGCGATATCGTTGCGCCCAGCCGCCTTGAGCCGCGCCATGTTCCATTCGAGAAGCGTGTTGTCCTCGGCGTGGATGGTGCAAACGAGGCCGGTCTCCTCGACCAGCTTGAGGGCTTGAAACAAACCATCGGTGGTGGGGAGGCACAACCCCTCGAATTCGTCGTCGCGGCCTGCCGGGGCAGCCGTCGTGAAGATCTTGAACGCGATCGCCCCTTCGGCCGCCATGCCTTGGACCTCGTCGCGGCTGAGTAGGCCCGGGGCGCCATACAGTGCGAAATTGACGTAGGCGTTCTCCTCAGCCAAGGCCTTGCGCATGAGGAAGATGTCCCGCGTGGCGCAGCACGGCTTGCTGATCGGCATTTCGAAGATGGTCGTGACACCCCCTGCGGCCGCGGCGCGCGTCTCCGTGGCAAAGTCGCCGCGGGCGGGGTAGGCCGGTGCGCGGCAGTGGAAGTGGATGTCGACCGCGCCCGGAATCACCAGCATGCCGGATGCGTCGATGCGCTCGTCTGCCTCCACCTCGGCGCCGCGCTCAAGCAGCCCCACAATCTTGCCGCCGGATATCGCGATGTCGAGCGCGTGCTGCCCGGTTTCGGTGATGACGTCCGCGCCTGCAATAACCGTCTCTGCCTTCATAAGGGTTCACCGCCGTTCAAGGTCTGTGTCATGAATCGTTTGATGATGCTGGATGTCGCTTGGAGTTCGCCGATTTCGACGTATTCGTCGAAGGCGTGAGCAACCTCGTAGCTGCCCGGCCCGAAGATGACCATTTCGCCGCGTGTGACGCCCGTCAGGTGCTTGGCGTCGCTTCCCGGCAGGTAACCGACCGGCCCCGGATCGGCGCCGAGTTCCGTTTGGACTGCATCGAGGAACGACTTGGCCAGCAGGCTGTCGACCGATGAGCTAAACCAGTTCGATACCAGAAAGTCGCCAACCGACAGTGACGCCGGCGCGGCGTTCACCCCCGCGACAACGTCCGAGAGTTCGCGCTGTACGACGGCCGGGTCCTCACCGGGGATCATGCGTCGGTCGAGGTACGCGACGCACGAATCGGGGACGGCGTTGGCCGTGCTGCCGCCCTGAATCACGCCGACGTTGCAGGTCGGCACACCGACGATCGGGTGGACGCGCTGCGACAGGTCACGGTGATACTGCTCCAACGCTAGTACCGCGCGTGCCATCGCCGCGATCGCGTTGACGCCGCGGTCCGGGTTGGTGGCGTGCACGCTTCGGCCGGTGGCGCGGACGGTGGCCCGCACCACACCCTTGTGCGCGGTGGCGACGCGGTTGTGGGTCTGCTCGCCGACGATGATGAAGTCGCACATCGGCAGATGACCGTTGTCGGCCATCCAGCGCGTGCCCAACCGCCCGCCCACCTCTTCTTCGGCGGCTGCGACCAGCACGATAGTTCCGCGCTTTGTCCCGCCGGTGCTGGCGATCTTTGCCATCGCATGCATCATGGCGGCCAGCGGGGCCTTGTCATCGACACTGCCTTTGCCGTAGATGCGCCCGTTCTCGATCACTGCCGCGTACGGATCGACATGCCAGT
This window contains:
- a CDS encoding carboxypeptidase M32, which gives rise to MTGYLEFEQHIAELNDILNAISILKWDARTQMPGGGAATRGNQLATLSKVAQEHFISDKTLRLLDAAEDEVAGEDADSYRVRAVQQTRQYYDIIQRLPLALVEKKAALEPVSEGVWHEAKQTNNFALFAPYLQQQVDLARQQADAIGYDEHPFDALVFEYEPSVTASKLRVLFDALKEGVLPLLRAIVERGRTTEHLLWTHEYPIDKQKAFGLEMAQRFGYDLNRGRLDIAPHPFEISFTRQDVRITTRYSKTYFPMAFYGTLHETGHALYEQGVDLALTRTALTIDFLGKYPVGGTSYGAHESQSRLWENQIGRSRTFWLAHFDRMREVFPEQTRGADPDLLYRAVNRVQPSLIRVEADEVTYNLHIMLRVEIELGLMDGSIKVADLPELWNAKMQEYLGVVPPDDTRGVLQDIHWSGGGFGSFPGYTVGNVMSAQFLEAAHRDLPGLDDALAQGDYAPLLGWLTENIYRHGRAFSATELLQRTTGRDLTVEPYLKYLTEKFTDLYELAG
- a CDS encoding MFS transporter: MINSRVRGLLPRDREVWLFLLYSAALHIGYFGVADIVLNFYFVSLGHDPATIGVLQSQPRLAGLLTSIPIGILANRTGVHRMLVISTVGIAAMMLLQIAFPTLTMLFIAQFMVGVFYGGQQIAVAPMMITLVPSDRRTRFFAVHNVIAMATMAAGSFIGGHLPAIIVNATGLGLPAIDPASAQTPFAYGSTIVIGAILILIGLIPFWFVRSGRKPRKVAQVAEPPRMAVPWRKLTVMTLPMLGFGFTGGLTFPFYNLFFRTQFGVPDDGVGTILSIGWFGMALIPMLNPWWERRYGRAWSLGILLSLAAVSFQIMAVSSTLVLCVVAFIFAISFRNCMQPLFQPLTLDHLPAELHNNISSMSMVMWNVGWYVATLISGSLQQTHGFDVVYTIVAVGVFATGASVVAIFHRRRPYAFESA
- a CDS encoding amidohydrolase family protein: MPEPAAWRYQKIITSMFDMPVTHTLFVNARVLTCVGDEVIEPGFVHIANGKIAAVGPMIEQPAADGANVIDCAGKTVMPGMMNSHAHLAWDGVHDLARQSMDDDPQISAYKSAANMLKNLRAGVTLVRDLGMNKSNLFAKQAVEQGIFPGPRLLVCGEAIIQTGGHTYWCCREASGADEMRRAVREQVRGGADLIKIMACHDTLEFTDAELEAVIDETHRNGLPITAHATYNDCIKRVAQFGVDCVEHGGSMDDETIQLLIDRKIPIVTTFAPLVMQANEEVARKFNIPEWKIEERKKAVANPSRYAGLVNAAKAGVPIGFGTDAGSPAVGHEIVAPELKFMVKVGVVSDNYAAVRSTTSVAARINRVEKSLGTLEAGKAADVIVVDGNPLDDLDALNHVVMTFIGGKRMIGVGA
- a CDS encoding aminopeptidase P family protein; amino-acid sequence: MNTPPALSEAFYRRKVAQIQAQLEREKLDAMLLLDVYNVIYVSGFFHIPSERPLGLLIPAKGAPALLVPQLELENASAGWITDIRTYFEYPGEEHPVVWMVRESGAKRLGIDTLTVDVFRRIPAEVVMTPMVEQMRWIKDPEELRLIEQAARYADYCLEQVKAHAADIIRGGGTELDILAQCVGATRAKMQAEVGEVFRLSGGGVVGTVHSGERAALPHGSPLHRKPLRGESLIAGIGASVGGYHAESGATFLVGEPKGDRMRCLEAAAACDAAAAAAARAGNPCHEVNRAALAVLKDRGYGTAIRHRIGHGMGLQGHEAPWLAPGDATVMRPGMVFSCEPGIYRPGNDGYRTINTFIITNSAPAVPSRFLADNPPSARVLPL
- a CDS encoding peptidase M14; this translates as MGYDIDFSEYFLYDDLTAHLKGLAAAYPKLAALESLGQSWRGRDVWCMTLRNPDTGLHTEKPAFYIDAHVHAEEVATSHTALYTIWYLLNHYGSDPEVTWLLDNLTFYIIPRVNPDGAEISLTTAHHWCGNGRYLPGEEQTRGLVQKDINGDGFIVQMRVEDPAGEWRISDADPRLMVLRKPGENGTGPYYRLYREGEIVGPWDGVTIEIEKPRDGNMNRNYPAGWISGERQYGAGDYPLSEPEALATARFILDHPNIMGMQCYHTHGGLHLRPSLVAPDSTLPRFDLAVYKTIGKMATEITGYPTISVYEEFTPDPSEPRTGSLMQWSYDEMGIITFSTELWNPELAAGIADPAKYQVRARSLDDEIALLTYNDEHLGGRGFVNWTPFDHPQLGKVEIGGWTHMFTFRNPPPASWAATDAARGFLHETIHNNCLFTLKHAACTPLVRITDLTSEPLGADLYKVSAVVKNIGYLPTHMTQRALEHHMAGTVKVDLTLPAGAELIMGEATVDLGHLAGRDERNATWSPWLRQWSQTSRKAEWLVRASAGGTLSITASAQRAGTDRKQVAL
- a CDS encoding amidohydrolase family protein codes for the protein MKAETVIAGADVITETGQHALDIAISGGKIVGLLERGAEVEADERIDASGMLVIPGAVDIHFHCRAPAYPARGDFATETRAAAAGGVTTIFEMPISKPCCATRDIFLMRKALAEENAYVNFALYGAPGLLSRDEVQGMAAEGAIAFKIFTTAAPAGRDDEFEGLCLPTTDGLFQALKLVEETGLVCTIHAEDNTLLEWNMARLKAAGRNDIAAHNESRPPMVEALAIATVLTINEAVGANVHIAHVSSEHALNVLRQFKAAGSQATGETCPQYLFFTEDDLARVGPYAKINPPLRTYIDQEALWGGLFDGTLLAVTTDHSPFTVEEKERARTDIWRTPPGAPGVEELVLGMMDAALNDMIPLEKAVSLISTNGAKRFGIYPQKGAIGVGADADLVIYDPSQTTTISVDMLFSKARDCDKLYEGKTFRGKIRRTLVNGRTVFRDGEVTGQPGWGQFVRPNASRIEKGF
- a CDS encoding M20 family metallopeptidase, coding for MTLIELLQALIRIPSPNPPGDTRDIANYVADWMRGIGCTVSMPAPEVKPEAVNVIATLGSGDPVIMLHAHIDTVPIAADEAQHWHVDPYAAVIENGRIYGKGSVDDKAPLAAMMHAMAKIASTGGTKRGTIVLVAAAEEEVGGRLGTRWMADNGHLPMCDFIIVGEQTHNRVATAHKGVVRATVRATGRSVHATNPDRGVNAIAAMARAVLALEQYHRDLSQRVHPIVGVPTCNVGVIQGGSTANAVPDSCVAYLDRRMIPGEDPAVVQRELSDVVAGVNAAPASLSVGDFLVSNWFSSSVDSLLAKSFLDAVQTELGADPGPVGYLPGSDAKHLTGVTRGEMVIFGPGSYEVAHAFDEYVEIGELQATSSIIKRFMTQTLNGGEPL